A single genomic interval of Sceloporus undulatus isolate JIND9_A2432 ecotype Alabama chromosome 2, SceUnd_v1.1, whole genome shotgun sequence harbors:
- the LOC121922018 gene encoding zinc finger protein 426-like isoform X1, producing the protein MQSLQNCSADAISLGDRRLPGPRCTASALHSDTLQIAYESLDQVTFEEVEIRFSKEEWSLLDPDQRALHREVMEKNMELVASLGKTPSFSWLIQLLFRTLVASSSLLAVFLPTVMDKRKRI; encoded by the exons ATGCAGAGCCTGCAGAATTGCTCAGCAGATGCCATCTCATTGG GAGATAGAAGACTGCCAGGTCCAAGATGTACTGCCTCAGCTCTTCATTCTGACACTCTGCAAATAGCTTATGAGAGCCTAGATCAG GTAACATTTGAAGAGGTGGAGATTCGTTTCAGCAAGGAGGAGTGGTCCCTACTAGATCCAGACCAAAGGGCCCTGCACAGGGAAGTCATGGAGAAGAACATGGAGCTTGTGGCCTCTCTGGGTAAGACTCCCTCTTTTTCCTGGCTGATCCAGTTACTCTTTAGGACCCTCGTAGCGTCTTCCTCCCTACTTGCTGTATTTCTGCCA ACGGTGATGGACAAGAGAAAGAGAATTTAA
- the LOC121922018 gene encoding zinc finger protein 426-like isoform X2, with protein sequence MQSLQNCSADAISLGDRRLPGPRCTASALHSDTLQIAYESLDQVTFEEVEIRFSKEEWSLLDPDQRALHREVMEKNMELVASLGKTPSFSWLIQLLFRTLVASSSLLAVFLPVESSSIR encoded by the exons ATGCAGAGCCTGCAGAATTGCTCAGCAGATGCCATCTCATTGG GAGATAGAAGACTGCCAGGTCCAAGATGTACTGCCTCAGCTCTTCATTCTGACACTCTGCAAATAGCTTATGAGAGCCTAGATCAG GTAACATTTGAAGAGGTGGAGATTCGTTTCAGCAAGGAGGAGTGGTCCCTACTAGATCCAGACCAAAGGGCCCTGCACAGGGAAGTCATGGAGAAGAACATGGAGCTTGTGGCCTCTCTGGGTAAGACTCCCTCTTTTTCCTGGCTGATCCAGTTACTCTTTAGGACCCTCGTAGCGTCTTCCTCCCTACTTGCTGTATTTCTGCCAGTTGAGTCATCTTCCAT ACGGTGA
- the LOC121923447 gene encoding zinc finger protein 678-like, which produces MNLTCHQQIHTEEKPFKCLECGKKFSQKRDLTSHQRIHTGEKPFKCLECGKEFIWKSDLICHQRVHTGEKPFECLECGKKFNWKTALTRHQRIHTGEKLFKCLECGKKFNRKTNLTCHQRIHTGEKPFKCLECGKEFNLKTDLTRHQRIHTGEKPFKCLECGKKFNRKTNLTCHQRIHTGEKPFKCLECGKKFNLKTDLTRHQRIHTGEKPFKCLECGKKFSQKTDLTRHQRIHTGEKPFKCLECGKKFNQKTDLTCHQRIHTGEKPFKCLECGKKFNQKTHLTRHQRIHTGGKPFKCLECGKKFKEK; this is translated from the exons ATGAATCTTACTTGTCATCAACAAATCCATACTGAagaaaagccatttaaatgcttagaatgtggaaagaaatttaGTCAGAAAAGAGATCTCACTTctcatcaaagaattcatacaggagagaagccatttaaatgcctggaatgtggaaaggaaTTCATTTGGAAAAGTGATCTCATTTGTCATCAAAGagttcatacaggagagaagccgtttgaatgcctggaatgtggaaagaaattcaattGGAAGACAGCTCTCACTcgtcatcaaagaattcatacaggagagaagctatttaaatgcttagaatgtggaaagaaattcaatcGGAAGACAAATCTCACttgtcatcaaagaattcatacaggagagaagccatttaaatgcttagAATGTGGAAAGGAATTCAATTTGAAGACAGATCTCACTcgtcatcaaagaattcatacaggagagaagccatttaaatgcttagAAT gtggaaagaaattcaatcGGAAGACAAATCTCACttgtcatcaaagaattcatacaggagagaagccatttaaatgcttagaatgtggaaagaaattcaattTGAAGACAGATCTCACTcgtcatcaaagaattcatacaggagagaagccatttaaatgcttagaatgtggaaagaaatttaGTCAGAAGACAGATCTCACTcgtcatcaaagaattcatacaggagagaagccatttaaatgcttagaatgtggaaagaaattcaatcAGAAGACAGATCTCACttgtcatcaaagaattcatacaggagagaagccatttaaatgcttagaatgtggaaagaaattcaatcAGAAGACACATCTCACTCgacatcaaagaattcatacaggagggaagccatttaaatgcttagaatgtggaaagaaattcaaagaGAAG